A genomic stretch from Bacillus sp. N1-1 includes:
- a CDS encoding DUF4870 domain-containing protein, translating to MSVEKVMSSLCYFSVFFAPFLFPIIVYFVVRDEEVSYHAKRSIVSHLLPFLTIILAILAVFVMDVGVVIILGFILFSLLNVVVFIWNIVKGIQVLRW from the coding sequence ATGTCTGTAGAAAAAGTAATGTCCTCCCTTTGTTATTTTAGCGTATTTTTCGCACCGTTTCTTTTTCCGATCATTGTCTATTTTGTTGTGAGAGATGAAGAAGTCTCATACCATGCGAAGCGCTCCATTGTTTCTCACCTCCTTCCATTTCTTACGATCATTCTGGCGATTTTAGCTGTATTTGTGATGGATGTAGGTGTGGTGATCATTTTAGGTTTTATCTTGTTTAGTTTACTTAATGTTGTGGTCTTTATCTGGAACATTGTAAAAGGAATTCAGGTTCTCCGGTGGTAA
- the uvrA gene encoding excinuclease ABC subunit UvrA — MANDEIVVKGARAHNLKNIDVTIPRDKLVVVTGLSGSGKSSLAFDTIYAEGQRRYVESLSAYARQFLGQMDKPDVDAIEGLSPAISIDQKTTSRNPRSTVGTVTEIYDYLRLLFARIGRPVCPRHGVEITSQTIEQMVDRILTYEERTKLQILSPVVSGRKGEHVKVLEDIKKQGYVRVRVDGEMMEVADEIKLEKNKKHSIEVVIDRIVVKDGVQSRLADSLETALNLGGGQVIVDVMGQEELLFNQHHSCPYCGFSIGELEPRLFSFNSPFGACPSCDGLGLKLEVDLDLVIPDWDKSLREHALAPWEPVSSNYYPQLLESVCNHFGIDMDTPVNKIPRAQLDKVLYGSNGEKVYFRYENDFGQVRENNVPFEGVIPNVERRYRETSSDYIREQMEGYMAQKPCPTCKGYRLKKEARSVLINGKHIGEATEYAIKDAAGFFDQLELTAKEATIGKMILREIQDRLGFLVNVGLDYLTLNRSAGTLSGGEAQRIRLATQVGSRLMGVLYILDEPSIGLHQRDNDRLISTLQNMRDLGNTLIVVEHDEDTMLSADHIIDIGPGAGAHGGYITSEGSPAEIMDDEESLTGEYLSGKKFIPVPTERRKPDGRYIEIIGAKENNLKNTKAKIPIGLFTCVTGVSGSGKSTLINEILYKALAQKLHKAKDKPGEHKKINGLEHVDKVIDIDQSPIGRTPRSNPATYTGVFDDIRDVFAQTNEAKVRGYKKGRFSFNVKGGRCEACRGDGIIKIEMHFLPDVYVPCEVCHGKRYNRETLEIEYKGMNIADILEMTVEDGLDFFKNIPKINRKLQTLYDVGLSYIKLGQPATTVSGGEAQRVKLASQLYKRSTGKTLYILDEPTTGLHVDDISRLLEVLQRLVENGDSVLIIEHNLDVIKTADYLIDLGPEGGDGGGEVIATGTPEKIVKEERSYTGSYLAPILERDKNRMKKKLEQTQSV; from the coding sequence ATGGCAAACGATGAGATCGTCGTCAAAGGGGCCAGAGCCCATAATTTAAAAAATATTGATGTTACGATTCCGAGAGATAAACTTGTGGTGGTTACAGGTTTATCAGGCTCGGGAAAATCCTCCCTTGCTTTCGATACAATTTATGCAGAGGGACAGCGTCGCTATGTTGAATCATTATCAGCTTATGCAAGGCAGTTTCTTGGTCAAATGGATAAGCCGGACGTGGATGCCATTGAAGGGCTTTCACCAGCGATTTCAATTGATCAAAAAACAACAAGTCGTAACCCGCGATCAACAGTAGGAACGGTAACAGAAATCTATGACTACCTTCGCCTGTTATTTGCAAGAATTGGTCGACCAGTTTGTCCGCGTCACGGCGTTGAAATCACGTCACAAACAATTGAGCAAATGGTCGATCGTATTCTTACTTATGAAGAGCGTACGAAGCTACAGATACTATCGCCTGTCGTATCAGGACGTAAAGGTGAACATGTGAAAGTGCTTGAAGATATTAAGAAGCAGGGCTATGTTCGCGTTCGTGTCGACGGTGAAATGATGGAAGTAGCTGACGAAATCAAATTAGAAAAAAACAAGAAGCATTCAATCGAAGTTGTTATTGACCGGATTGTAGTAAAAGATGGCGTTCAATCAAGACTAGCAGATTCCCTTGAAACTGCTCTTAATCTCGGTGGTGGACAAGTAATCGTCGATGTAATGGGACAAGAAGAATTGCTCTTTAATCAGCACCATTCGTGTCCGTATTGCGGTTTTTCGATTGGAGAGCTAGAGCCGAGACTGTTTTCGTTTAATAGTCCTTTCGGTGCTTGCCCCTCTTGTGATGGTTTAGGTCTGAAGCTTGAAGTGGACCTTGATTTAGTCATTCCGGATTGGGATAAGTCTCTTCGTGAGCATGCACTTGCTCCATGGGAGCCTGTTAGTTCAAACTATTATCCGCAATTACTTGAAAGTGTGTGCAATCATTTCGGTATTGACATGGATACTCCTGTAAACAAAATCCCAAGAGCGCAGCTTGATAAAGTGCTTTATGGTAGCAATGGAGAAAAAGTGTATTTCCGATATGAAAATGATTTTGGACAAGTTCGCGAGAATAATGTGCCATTTGAGGGTGTTATTCCAAACGTTGAGCGTCGCTATCGTGAGACGAGTTCTGACTACATTCGTGAGCAAATGGAAGGTTATATGGCTCAAAAACCGTGTCCCACATGTAAAGGCTACCGTTTAAAGAAGGAAGCTCGTTCTGTTTTAATTAACGGAAAGCATATTGGAGAAGCGACTGAATATGCGATTAAAGATGCAGCAGGGTTTTTCGATCAATTGGAACTAACTGCAAAAGAAGCGACAATTGGTAAGATGATTTTACGCGAAATTCAGGATCGCCTTGGTTTCCTTGTTAACGTTGGCTTAGATTATTTAACGCTCAATCGTTCCGCTGGTACGTTATCGGGTGGGGAGGCCCAGCGCATTCGACTCGCTACTCAGGTAGGCTCACGATTAATGGGTGTGTTGTATATTTTAGATGAACCATCAATTGGTCTTCACCAACGTGACAACGATCGGTTAATTTCAACCCTTCAAAATATGCGTGACCTCGGCAATACGCTTATTGTCGTAGAGCATGATGAGGATACAATGCTATCTGCTGATCATATCATTGATATCGGTCCTGGAGCGGGAGCACATGGTGGCTACATTACATCTGAAGGATCGCCGGCTGAGATTATGGATGATGAAGAATCTTTAACTGGAGAATATCTTTCTGGTAAGAAATTCATTCCTGTGCCGACGGAGCGTCGAAAGCCTGATGGCAGGTACATCGAAATCATTGGGGCAAAAGAAAATAACCTTAAAAATACGAAAGCAAAAATTCCGATCGGTTTATTTACTTGTGTAACAGGGGTTTCTGGTTCAGGAAAAAGTACGCTTATCAATGAAATCTTGTACAAAGCGCTTGCTCAGAAGCTTCATAAAGCAAAGGATAAGCCTGGTGAGCATAAAAAAATCAATGGCCTTGAACATGTTGATAAAGTTATTGATATTGACCAATCTCCTATTGGGCGAACGCCTCGATCGAATCCAGCAACGTATACAGGTGTGTTCGATGATATCCGTGATGTTTTTGCTCAGACAAATGAGGCAAAAGTACGAGGGTATAAAAAAGGAAGGTTTAGCTTTAATGTTAAAGGCGGTCGTTGTGAAGCATGTCGCGGTGATGGAATCATTAAGATTGAAATGCACTTCTTGCCTGATGTCTACGTTCCTTGTGAAGTATGTCATGGGAAACGCTATAACCGAGAAACGCTAGAAATTGAGTATAAAGGTATGAATATTGCTGATATTCTGGAGATGACGGTAGAGGATGGCCTTGATTTCTTTAAAAACATACCAAAGATTAACCGTAAGCTTCAAACCCTTTACGATGTAGGCTTAAGTTATATTAAACTTGGCCAGCCAGCTACGACTGTTTCGGGCGGGGAAGCGCAGCGTGTGAAGCTTGCCTCACAGCTTTACAAACGATCAACTGGAAAGACACTTTATATTCTTGACGAACCGACGACTGGATTGCATGTTGATGATATATCTCGTTTATTGGAAGTCCTTCAACGTCTCGTTGAAAATGGTGACTCCGTGCTCATTATTGAGCATAATTTGGATGTCATAAAAACAGCGGACTATCTCATTGATCTAGGTCCTGAAGGTGGCGATGGCGGCGGTGAAGTTATTGCAACTGGGACACCTGAAAAAATTGTTAAAGAAGAACGTTCTTACACAGGAAGCTATCTTGCGCCAATTCTTGAGCGAGATAAAAACCGGATGAAGAAGAAATTAGAGCAAACTCAGTCAGTATAA
- the uvrB gene encoding excinuclease ABC subunit UvrB gives MEKKFELVSDYEPQGDQPEAIKKLVKGVQQNERHQTLLGATGTGKTFTMSNVIQEVNKPTLIIAHNKTLAGQLYSEFKEYFPHNAVEYFVSYYDYYQPEAYIPQSDTFIEKDASINDEIDKLRHSATSSLFERNDVIIVASVSCIYGLGNPEEYKSLVLSLRKGMEKDRDQLLRDMVDIQYARNDINFTRGTFRVRGDVVEIFPASRDEQCIRIEFFGDEIDRITEVNSLTGEILGEREHVAIFPASHFVTREEKLKIAIQRIEAELEERLKVLNDEGKLLEAQRLEQRTRYDIEMMAEMGFCSGIENYSRHLTLREAGATPYTLMDYFPDDFLIMVDESHVTLPQVRGMYNGDQARKGVLVDHGFRLPSAKDNRPLRFEEFEEKAHQFVYVSATPGPYEGEHSTQVVEQIIRPTGLLDPTIEMRPIEGQIDDLLDEINQRSARNERVLVTTLTKKMSEDLTDYLLEMGVKVRYLHSEIKTLERIEIIRDLRLGVFDVLVGINLLREGLDIPEVSLVAILDADKEGFLRSERSLIQTIGRAARNSSGHVILYADKVTNSMEIAMNETSRRREIQQEYNTKYGITPTTIKKKVREGIRATITAEEGEEYTVPKPGKMNKQERAKVIENVEKEMKDAARDLNFERAAELRDLLLELKAEG, from the coding sequence GTGGAGAAAAAGTTTGAGTTGGTATCGGATTATGAGCCTCAAGGTGACCAGCCAGAAGCAATCAAGAAGCTCGTGAAAGGTGTTCAACAAAATGAGCGTCATCAAACGTTGCTTGGTGCAACTGGAACTGGTAAAACGTTTACGATGTCAAACGTAATTCAAGAGGTGAATAAACCTACCCTTATTATTGCGCACAATAAAACGCTGGCGGGACAGTTATATAGCGAATTTAAAGAGTACTTCCCACATAATGCAGTGGAATACTTCGTCAGCTATTATGATTACTATCAGCCCGAAGCGTACATACCTCAATCTGATACATTTATTGAAAAAGATGCAAGTATTAATGATGAAATTGATAAGCTTCGCCACTCAGCAACATCCAGTTTATTTGAGCGAAATGATGTTATTATCGTAGCGAGTGTTTCTTGTATTTATGGTCTCGGTAATCCAGAAGAGTACAAGAGCTTAGTGCTATCCCTTCGAAAAGGAATGGAGAAAGATCGCGATCAGCTATTGCGGGATATGGTCGATATTCAATATGCGCGCAATGATATTAATTTTACGCGCGGGACATTTCGCGTTCGAGGAGATGTTGTGGAAATTTTCCCAGCATCTCGTGATGAGCAATGCATTCGCATTGAATTTTTTGGGGACGAAATTGATCGTATTACAGAAGTGAATTCGTTAACTGGTGAAATTCTGGGAGAGCGAGAGCACGTGGCCATTTTCCCAGCATCTCACTTCGTAACCCGTGAAGAAAAGTTAAAAATCGCTATCCAACGTATTGAAGCTGAGCTTGAAGAAAGGCTTAAAGTACTTAATGACGAAGGAAAACTTCTTGAAGCGCAGCGTCTAGAGCAGCGAACAAGGTATGATATTGAAATGATGGCGGAGATGGGATTCTGTTCAGGAATTGAAAACTATTCAAGACATTTAACGCTTCGTGAAGCGGGAGCAACACCATATACGTTGATGGACTACTTCCCAGATGACTTCTTAATTATGGTCGATGAGTCTCATGTTACGCTTCCTCAAGTAAGAGGTATGTATAACGGTGACCAGGCGAGAAAAGGCGTGCTGGTCGATCACGGCTTCCGACTACCTTCTGCGAAAGATAACCGCCCCCTTCGATTTGAAGAGTTCGAAGAGAAAGCTCATCAGTTTGTCTATGTATCAGCAACGCCGGGTCCATATGAAGGCGAGCATTCGACGCAAGTTGTGGAGCAGATTATTCGTCCAACGGGACTTCTTGATCCTACGATTGAAATGCGTCCAATCGAAGGTCAGATTGATGATCTACTTGATGAAATTAATCAACGATCGGCTCGTAATGAACGTGTGCTTGTTACTACCCTCACGAAAAAAATGTCAGAAGACTTAACGGATTATTTGCTTGAAATGGGGGTAAAGGTACGTTACCTGCACTCTGAAATAAAAACGCTTGAACGAATTGAGATTATACGTGATTTACGCTTAGGGGTATTTGATGTATTAGTTGGAATTAACCTTCTTAGAGAGGGACTCGATATTCCTGAAGTGTCACTTGTCGCCATTTTGGATGCGGATAAGGAAGGTTTCTTGAGATCGGAACGCTCCTTAATTCAAACGATTGGCCGTGCCGCTCGTAATTCCAGCGGACATGTTATTTTATATGCTGATAAAGTGACGAATTCGATGGAAATTGCGATGAATGAAACAAGTCGCCGTCGCGAAATTCAACAAGAATACAACACCAAGTACGGTATTACTCCAACGACAATTAAGAAAAAAGTTCGTGAAGGTATCCGAGCCACTATTACGGCTGAAGAAGGCGAAGAATATACAGTACCTAAGCCAGGTAAGATGAACAAGCAAGAACGTGCAAAAGTGATTGAAAATGTAGAAAAAGAAATGAAGGATGCTGCGCGAGACCTTAATTTCGAGCGCGCTGCTGAACTTCGTGACCTATTATTAGAGCTTAAAGCGGAAGGATGA
- a CDS encoding sulfite exporter TauE/SafE family protein encodes MTHLLSTVLQALLKKGFYYLLLLWALPTGLAIGAISGFFGVGGGFLLTPILLLLGYSPSTAITISLLYSMSTSFSGALTYIQSKKFILKTTLFLSISGMIGTQLAKPLVLYLTKEGLDDTVISLLYILLLGYFSISMLFEAKKNTENRSTTTFSPLRPILIGLLGGFVSSILGVGGGFVMVPLLISVLGIPAPLAVGTSLTSIFFIVSTGFFSYIQTVSIPITLATILVIGALVGARFGASVTASFPEKMMKKLLGILYLFTMISIVLKLLNQTIPGLLILMGYIVMLMGLFLYQYWTKKKRLFFFE; translated from the coding sequence GTGACTCACCTTCTGTCTACTGTTTTACAAGCTTTATTAAAAAAGGGGTTTTATTATTTGCTGCTTTTATGGGCTTTACCAACAGGCTTAGCCATTGGAGCGATCTCGGGATTTTTCGGGGTGGGCGGTGGATTTCTTCTCACGCCAATCCTCCTACTGCTTGGGTATTCTCCATCAACCGCCATCACAATCAGTTTACTTTACAGTATGAGTACATCGTTTTCTGGAGCTTTAACCTATATACAAAGTAAGAAATTCATATTAAAAACTACACTATTTCTATCAATTAGTGGCATGATTGGAACTCAGCTTGCTAAGCCACTTGTCCTCTACCTTACTAAAGAAGGACTAGATGATACGGTTATCTCCCTACTATATATCCTGCTTTTAGGGTATTTTTCAATATCAATGCTGTTCGAAGCTAAGAAAAACACTGAAAATAGAAGTACTACTACCTTTTCCCCTCTTAGGCCAATTCTAATCGGCTTACTAGGCGGATTTGTTTCATCAATTCTTGGCGTTGGAGGTGGCTTTGTGATGGTACCGTTATTAATAAGTGTATTAGGTATACCAGCCCCACTAGCCGTTGGTACATCGCTTACGTCAATCTTCTTCATTGTATCGACAGGTTTTTTCTCTTACATACAAACGGTCTCGATCCCGATTACGCTTGCTACTATTCTTGTGATTGGGGCATTAGTTGGGGCTCGATTTGGCGCAAGCGTAACAGCTTCTTTTCCTGAAAAAATGATGAAGAAATTACTTGGCATACTTTATTTGTTTACGATGATTAGTATCGTATTAAAGCTACTTAACCAAACAATTCCTGGCCTACTCATCCTTATGGGATATATTGTGATGTTAATGGGGCTATTTCTTTACCAGTATTGGACGAAAAAGAAGCGCCTATTCTTTTTTGAATAG
- a CDS encoding DUF2198 family protein, translating into MQGILIALLVPAIIMVVFTRVTYNTYVSFGLTILFMWAVFGGLDHPIHLILLTVLSSLVGFYFSMQTQKKNKKKMK; encoded by the coding sequence ATGCAGGGAATATTAATTGCTTTATTAGTTCCAGCAATAATTATGGTCGTGTTTACACGAGTAACATATAACACATACGTTAGCTTTGGATTAACCATTTTATTTATGTGGGCTGTATTCGGTGGACTTGATCATCCCATTCACCTGATTTTACTAACCGTACTGTCTTCGCTCGTAGGTTTTTATTTTTCGATGCAAACCCAAAAAAAGAATAAGAAAAAAATGAAGTAG
- a CDS encoding acyl-CoA thioesterase → MNNELENSHMKSTNESRTAKATVVNPTHTNIHGTLFGGQLMAFIDDVALISATRHSRRPCVTASTDSVDFLHPIHQGDIVCLESMVTWTHKTSMEVFVKAIAEKMFTGERHVCATALLTFVALDEEGNPVEVPGVYPETEEEKFLNETAAERKELRKGRKGESRKLAREFGTPKPWDAAQFTGV, encoded by the coding sequence ATGAACAATGAATTAGAAAATAGCCACATGAAGTCAACGAATGAGTCTAGAACGGCGAAAGCGACAGTCGTTAACCCAACTCATACGAATATTCATGGCACGTTATTTGGAGGTCAATTAATGGCGTTTATTGATGATGTTGCCCTTATTTCAGCAACTCGTCATTCAAGAAGACCTTGTGTGACAGCTTCAACCGATTCAGTCGATTTTCTTCATCCAATTCACCAGGGAGACATCGTTTGTCTTGAATCAATGGTGACGTGGACACATAAAACATCTATGGAAGTTTTTGTGAAAGCTATTGCGGAAAAAATGTTCACCGGTGAACGTCATGTTTGTGCAACAGCGCTTCTAACGTTTGTTGCCCTTGATGAAGAAGGGAACCCGGTTGAAGTACCTGGTGTTTATCCTGAAACGGAAGAAGAAAAATTCTTGAATGAAACAGCTGCTGAACGTAAAGAACTTCGTAAAGGAAGAAAGGGCGAAAGTCGGAAGTTAGCGCGTGAATTCGGAACGCCAAAACCGTGGGATGCTGCTCAATTTACTGGGGTGTAA
- a CDS encoding PDZ domain-containing protein, protein MDTFGLSILKGIISFFLHPLTYITIIGAFLLGRSRVKRDRRDFHTRVHDVLDDVVFAVVPCLIIGAAFFILNLFLGLTVPFSTTIAMSIAALLLLITGQIRFLSPAFVMILPVFAALFYTPRDLGNSTLNRMQEGIGSVSLVALALLVGLLVFIEGYLIATNAGKQTSPRLVESKRGKIVGSHEMQRLWLLPLFLFLPVGNVESLSWWPLLDFGNQTYAFLLLPFPIGFRKLIHHALPLPEMKTNGRQVALLGAGTVILGMISYFLENEWVALAAVSLVIVGRAGILLLHRGKNKPAYFNERNEGLVILGIIPGSPADQMSLQVGEVISKVNGLSLGKGLDFYTALQRNAAFCKLEVLDINGEIRFEQKALYNNTHHELGLLFVKENRFEDQEEAQ, encoded by the coding sequence ATGGACACTTTTGGCCTATCTATACTTAAAGGGATTATAAGCTTTTTTCTACATCCCCTCACGTATATCACAATCATCGGAGCTTTTCTTCTTGGGCGGTCACGAGTGAAACGTGACCGTAGAGATTTTCATACGAGAGTGCACGATGTTCTGGATGACGTCGTGTTTGCTGTTGTACCTTGTTTAATCATTGGAGCTGCATTTTTCATCCTTAATCTGTTTCTAGGTCTAACGGTTCCTTTCAGTACGACGATCGCGATGAGCATCGCTGCATTGTTACTTTTAATCACAGGACAAATTCGGTTTTTGTCTCCAGCTTTTGTCATGATTCTTCCAGTTTTTGCTGCGTTGTTTTATACGCCCCGCGATCTTGGCAACAGCACCCTGAATAGGATGCAAGAAGGGATTGGATCTGTTTCGCTTGTAGCGCTCGCCCTTTTAGTTGGGCTTCTAGTCTTTATAGAAGGGTACTTAATTGCTACGAACGCCGGGAAGCAGACATCTCCAAGACTTGTTGAAAGTAAGCGCGGAAAGATTGTGGGGTCTCATGAAATGCAGAGATTATGGCTTTTACCATTGTTTCTTTTTCTTCCGGTGGGTAATGTTGAATCTCTTTCTTGGTGGCCGCTTCTGGATTTCGGTAATCAGACCTATGCCTTTCTTCTCCTTCCGTTCCCAATTGGTTTTCGAAAACTTATTCACCATGCGCTACCACTTCCTGAAATGAAAACAAACGGTAGACAAGTTGCTCTTCTTGGCGCTGGAACGGTGATCCTTGGTATGATCAGTTATTTTTTGGAAAACGAGTGGGTCGCTTTAGCTGCGGTTTCCCTAGTCATTGTAGGACGAGCTGGCATATTACTTCTTCATCGTGGCAAAAACAAGCCCGCCTATTTCAATGAGCGAAATGAAGGGTTAGTGATTTTAGGAATCATTCCGGGGTCTCCTGCCGATCAAATGAGTTTACAGGTTGGTGAAGTGATTTCAAAAGTGAATGGTCTTTCATTAGGAAAAGGCCTTGACTTTTATACAGCGCTTCAACGGAATGCCGCATTTTGTAAATTAGAGGTTCTCGACATTAATGGAGAGATAAGGTTTGAACAAAAAGCGCTTTATAACAATACTCATCATGAACTTGGTTTATTGTTCGTAAAAGAAAATCGCTTTGAAGATCAGGAAGAAGCTCAATAA
- a CDS encoding S41 family peptidase yields MKIQGKVVALLVLIALVIGSGGTYAAFTLFQDEPEGSAQSLTLGSGNEIESEELTKINKAYELIKDRYVSDVDQKDLLDGAIKGMVDTLEDPYSVYMDPKTAEQFSQSLGSSFEGIGAEVNMTDGRVTIVSPYKDSPAEKAGLRPNDKIMTIDGESTEGLDLYDAVLKIRGEKGTVVTLGVQRPGASEVMTVEVTRDEIPIETVHADTIKENGKTIGVLQVTSFSEDTAKSFSKELEKLEDQGIDGLVLDVRNNPGGLLNVVSDMAEELIPNDKPYVQIEDREGEKQGSVSSLEEKKDYPIVGLIDRGSASAAEILAGALKEAGGYDLVGESSFGKGTVQSTVDLGDGSNIKLTMFKWLTPDGNWIHKEGIKPTVEAKQPDYFYVNPLSSEKTLSFDQNNEQVESAQVMLKGLGFEPGRTDGYFSDKTVTAVKAFQRSNDINVSGKIDEKTAQKLQENIIDSIRNPDNDVQLETAVELLTK; encoded by the coding sequence ATGAAGATACAGGGGAAAGTTGTGGCTTTGCTTGTCTTGATCGCCCTGGTTATCGGTTCAGGTGGTACATATGCAGCCTTTACGCTATTTCAGGACGAGCCTGAAGGAAGCGCTCAATCTTTAACTCTTGGATCAGGAAATGAAATAGAGTCAGAAGAGCTAACGAAAATTAATAAAGCTTATGAGTTAATTAAAGATCGCTATGTGAGCGATGTTGATCAGAAAGATCTGTTAGATGGAGCCATTAAAGGTATGGTTGATACGCTAGAAGATCCTTATTCGGTTTATATGGATCCAAAGACAGCTGAGCAATTTAGTCAATCGCTTGGTTCCTCTTTTGAAGGAATTGGAGCAGAAGTGAATATGACGGATGGAAGAGTTACGATTGTATCCCCTTATAAGGACTCTCCAGCAGAAAAAGCAGGTCTTCGTCCAAACGATAAAATTATGACAATAGATGGCGAAAGCACTGAAGGTCTGGATTTATATGATGCTGTTTTAAAAATACGTGGTGAAAAAGGAACAGTCGTTACGCTTGGTGTTCAACGTCCTGGGGCTTCAGAGGTTATGACGGTGGAAGTGACGCGTGACGAGATTCCAATCGAAACAGTCCATGCGGACACCATCAAAGAAAATGGAAAGACAATCGGTGTCTTACAAGTGACGTCCTTTTCAGAAGATACTGCTAAAAGTTTCTCTAAAGAATTAGAAAAGCTCGAAGATCAGGGAATCGATGGTCTTGTCCTTGATGTTCGAAATAATCCGGGTGGTCTACTGAATGTCGTTTCGGATATGGCTGAGGAGCTTATTCCGAATGATAAACCATATGTTCAAATAGAAGATCGTGAGGGAGAGAAACAGGGATCTGTTTCTTCGCTTGAAGAGAAAAAAGACTATCCAATCGTAGGACTTATTGATCGTGGTAGTGCTTCAGCTGCTGAAATTCTTGCTGGTGCGCTTAAAGAAGCGGGCGGCTATGATTTAGTCGGTGAGTCTTCATTTGGTAAAGGAACTGTTCAATCAACAGTCGACCTTGGAGATGGCAGCAACATTAAATTAACGATGTTTAAATGGTTAACACCTGACGGTAATTGGATTCATAAGGAAGGAATTAAGCCTACAGTTGAAGCGAAACAGCCTGATTACTTCTATGTCAATCCATTGTCTTCTGAAAAAACGCTATCGTTTGATCAAAACAATGAACAAGTGGAATCTGCTCAAGTGATGTTAAAAGGACTTGGGTTTGAACCAGGACGAACAGATGGCTACTTCAGTGATAAAACAGTTACTGCTGTAAAAGCATTTCAACGTTCGAATGATATAAATGTATCTGGTAAAATAGACGAAAAGACGGCTCAAAAACTTCAGGAGAATATTATTGATTCCATTCGCAATCCTGATAACGATGTGCAGCTCGAAACAGCAGTTGAGCTTCTTACGAAATAA
- a CDS encoding M23 family metallopeptidase → MKQKIMATALTITLALSGLSAALPQTASAENLDDQLNNVKEKQSSNEKELQKKESELADVKAEQEDVQAEIEKLNKEVAETDEKISAKEQEIKDTNAEIDQLKEEIKALEERIAERDKLLKDRVRSMQQNGGGTVDYMEVLLGATDFSDLVERVLALNTIADQDKKILEEHKADKEAVEEKKAQVEDKLASLEENKAELENLKQELDAKKAQKDKLMKSLEEEEGELHNHMMDLNETAEILSAQESAVKQEIKRAEEAARKAEEERKAAAAKAAKEKAEAEAAAAAKAKKEAASSSSNSSSSSSSNSAPAPAPEPAPTPAPAPSSSASFIKPAAGPITSGLGQRWGTFHAGIDIAQGGNNPVSAAADGTVLRSYHSDSYGNVVFITHSINGQMYTTVYAHMKNRAVSTGQTVSQGTYLGTMGNSGHSTGQHLHFEIHKGSWNSSKSNAVNPMNYIR, encoded by the coding sequence TTGAAGCAAAAAATAATGGCAACAGCTCTAACAATAACGCTAGCATTAAGTGGACTGTCAGCAGCACTTCCACAAACAGCTAGTGCGGAAAATCTTGATGATCAACTTAATAATGTTAAAGAAAAGCAGTCGTCAAATGAAAAAGAGTTGCAGAAAAAGGAATCTGAACTTGCTGATGTAAAAGCAGAGCAAGAAGACGTTCAAGCGGAAATTGAGAAGCTTAACAAAGAAGTCGCTGAAACCGACGAGAAAATCTCAGCGAAAGAACAAGAGATTAAAGATACAAATGCCGAAATTGATCAACTAAAAGAAGAAATTAAAGCATTGGAAGAACGAATTGCTGAACGTGATAAACTTCTGAAAGACCGTGTTCGTTCCATGCAACAAAACGGTGGCGGAACGGTTGACTATATGGAAGTTCTTCTTGGAGCAACGGATTTCAGTGATTTAGTAGAGCGCGTCCTTGCTCTAAATACGATCGCCGATCAAGATAAGAAAATTCTTGAAGAGCATAAAGCAGACAAGGAAGCTGTTGAAGAAAAGAAAGCTCAAGTTGAAGATAAGTTAGCCTCTCTTGAAGAAAATAAAGCAGAGCTTGAGAATCTTAAACAAGAGCTTGATGCAAAGAAAGCACAGAAAGATAAGCTAATGAAATCGCTTGAAGAAGAAGAAGGCGAACTTCATAACCATATGATGGACTTGAACGAAACGGCTGAAATTCTTTCTGCTCAAGAATCAGCTGTGAAACAAGAAATCAAACGTGCCGAAGAAGCAGCTCGTAAAGCAGAAGAAGAGCGCAAAGCAGCGGCAGCTAAAGCGGCAAAAGAAAAAGCTGAAGCAGAAGCAGCGGCCGCGGCAAAAGCTAAAAAAGAAGCAGCTTCAAGCTCAAGTAACTCTAGCAGCTCAAGCAGTTCAAACTCAGCACCAGCGCCAGCTCCTGAACCAGCGCCAACTCCTGCACCAGCACCATCAAGTAGCGCATCATTCATTAAGCCTGCTGCAGGTCCAATTACATCTGGACTAGGACAACGTTGGGGCACATTCCATGCAGGAATTGATATTGCTCAAGGTGGTAACAATCCTGTATCAGCTGCGGCGGATGGAACTGTCTTAAGATCTTATCACTCAGATTCATACGGTAATGTTGTGTTCATTACACATAGCATTAACGGACAAATGTACACGACTGTTTACGCTCATATGAAAAATCGCGCTGTATCTACTGGTCAGACTGTTAGTCAGGGAACTTATTTAGGCACAATGGGTAACTCCGGACATTCTACTGGACAACATCTACACTTTGAAATTCACAAAGGTTCATGGAACTCTAGTAAGTCGAATGCCGTTAACCCAATGAACTACATTCGATAA